The following proteins come from a genomic window of Anas platyrhynchos isolate ZD024472 breed Pekin duck chromosome 12, IASCAAS_PekinDuck_T2T, whole genome shotgun sequence:
- the CDH1 gene encoding cadherin-1 translates to MGRQRGSMGPLCFPLLLLLLQVGGRRCDEAAPCQPGFTAETFTFTVPRDSVAAGEVLGRVLFSGCAGQPQAVHVPTDPRFEVDKDGILQTKQPLQLRGQKIRFNISALDATGKRHSAWVTVERRRSRQHRRSNQEDEPYMLSFPESGPSLRRQKRDWVIPPISCPENHRGPFPKQLVQIKSNKDKETKVFYSITGQGADSPPVGVFTIERETGWLEVTKPLDREEIEKYVLFSHAVSANGQPVEDPMEIIITVMDQNDNKPVFTKQLFVGYIEENAKPGTSVMTVNATDADDAVTVNNGIVSYSIVSQEPPKPHPQMFTIDPQKGVISVLGTGLDRETTPNYTLIVQATDQEGTGLSTTATAVIEVTDANDNIPIFDPTMYEGTVPENEVGLEVARLHVTDQDMPGSPAWQAVYRIKSGDQDGAFSITTDPNTNDGILRTAKGLDYETRNRYDLVVTVENKVPLSVSLGLSSASVLVLVRDVNEPPVFVPPVKRVEVPEDLPVGHEVASYTAQDPDKDQRNRITYRMGSDPAGWLAIDPENGIVTAAQPLDRESVHAINSTYKAIVLAVDNGVPDATGTGTLLLLLQDVNDNGPTPEPRIFDICSRQPEDQTLTIVDKDLPPNTYPFQAALEHGSGTNWTVEIFGQDSLVLKLKKELEPGEYSIFLKLTDSQGKAQMTEVKAQVCDCEGATKNCERRAFIATGLGVPAILGILGGILALLILLLLLLLFVRRRKVVKEPLLPPEDDMRDNVYHYDEEGGGEEDQDYDLSQLHRGLDARPEVIRNDVAPPLMAAPQYRPRPANPDEIGNFIDENLKAADTDPTAPPYDSLLVFDYEGSGSEAASLSSLNSSDSDQDQDYDYLNEWGNRFKKLAELYGGGEEDD, encoded by the exons ATGGGGCGGCAGCGGGGCTCCATGGGCCCCCTCTGcttccccctgctgctgctgctgctccag GTGGGCGGACGGAGGTGCGACgaggcagccccctgccagcctGGATTCACCGCGGAGACCTTCACCTTCACCGTGCCCCGGGACAGCGTGGCGGCGGGCGAGGTGCTGGGACGAG TGCTGTTCtcgggctgtgctgggcagccgCAGGCTGTGCACGTCCCCACCGACCCGCGCTTCGAGGTGGACAAAGACGGCATCCTCCAGACGAAGCAGCCACTGCAGCTCCGCGGGCAGAAGATCCGCTTCAACATCTCTGCCCTGGATGCCACGGGCAAGAGGCACTCGGCCTGGGTGACCGTGGAGAGGCGCAGGTCGCGGCAACACCGCCGCAGCAACCAG GAGGATGAGCCCTACATGCTCTCGTTCCCCGAATCTGGCCCCAGCCTCCGAAGGCAGAAGAGGGACTGGGTCATCCCCCCCATCAGCTGCCCCGAGAACCACCGGGGGCCCTTCCCCAAGCAGCTGGTGCAG ATCAAATCCAACAAGGACAAGGAGACCAAGGTTTTCTACAGCATCACGGGGCAGGGGGCGGACAGCCCCCCCGTGGGCGTCTTCACCATCGAGCGTGAGACGGGGTGGCTGGAGGTGACGAAGCCGCTGGACCGCGAGGAGATCGAGAAATATGTC CTCTTCTCCCACGCCGTGTCGGCCAACGGGCAGCCCGTGGAGGACCCCATGGAGATCATCATCACGGTGATGGACCAGAACGACAACAAGCCCGTCTTCACCAAGCAGCTCTTCGTCGGCTACATCGAGGAGAACGCCAAGCCGG GCACCTCTGTGATGACCGTGAACGCCACGGACGCGGACGACGCGGTGACCGTGAACAACGGCATCGTCAGCTACTCCATCGTCAGCCAGGAGCCGCCCAAACCGCACCCCCAGATGTTCACCATCGACCCCCAGAAGGGCGTCATCAGCGTCCTCGGCACGGGGCTGGACCGCGAG ACCACCCCCAACTACACGCTGATCGTCCAGGCCACGGACCAGGAGGGCACGGGGCTGTCCACCACCGCCACGGCCGTCATCGAGGTCACGGATGCCAACGACAACATCCCCATCTTCGACCCCACCATG TACGAGGGGACGGTGCCCGAGAACGaggtggggctggaggtggccaGGCTGCACGTGACGGACCAGGACATGCCGGGCTCCCCGGCCTGGCAAGCCGTCTACCGCATCAAGAGCGGGGACCAGGACGGCGCCTTCAGCATCACCACCGACCCCAACACCAACGACGGCATCCTGAGGACCGCCAAG GGCCTGGACTACGAGACCAGGAACCGCTACGACCTCGTGGTGACGGTGGAGAACAAGGTCCCCCTCTCCGTGTCCCTCGGGCTCTCCTCAGCCAGCGTGCTGGTGCTCGTCAGGGATGTGAACGAGCCCCCCGTCTTCGTGCCCCCCGTCAAGAGGGTGGAGGTGCCGGAGGACCTGCCGGTGGGGCACGAGGTCGCCTCCTACACGGCCCAGGACCCCGACAAGGACCAGAGGAACAGGATCAC GTACCGCATGGGCAGCGACCCCGCGGGGTGGCTGGCCATCGACCCCGAGAACGGCATCGTCACGGCCGCCCAGCCGCTGGACCGCGAGTCGGTGCACGCCATCAACAGCACCTACAAGGCCATCGTCCTGGCCGTGGACAACG GGGTGCCGGACGCAACGGGCACGGggacgctgctgctgctcctccaggaCGTGAACGACAACGGGCCCACGCCGGAGCCCCGCATCTTCGACATCTGCAGCCGGCAGCCCGAGGACCAGACGCTGACCATCGTGGACAAGGACCTGCCCCCAAACACCTACCCGTTCCAGGCAGCGCTGGAGCACGGCTCCGGCACCAACTGGACCGTCGAGATATTCGGCCAAG ACTCGCTGGTCCTGAAACTGAAGAAGGAGCTGGAGCCCGGGGAGTACAGCATCTTCCTGAAGCTGACGGACAGCCAGGGCAAGGCGCAGATGACAGAAGTCAAAGCCCAGGTGTGCGATTGTGAAGGGGCAACCAAAAACTGTGAGCGGAGAGCGTTCATCGCCACTGGCCTGGGTGTCCCCGCAATCCTGGGCATCCTGGGGGGCATCCTGGCGCTGCTGA tcctgctgctgctgctgctgctctttgtgaggaggaggaaggtggtgAAGGAGCCACTGCTACCACCTGAAGACGACATGCGGGACAACGTCTACCACTACGACGAGGAGGGTGGCGGCGAGGAGGACCAG GACTATGACCTGAGCCAGCTGCACCGCGGCCTGGATGCCCGCCCTGAGGTGATCCGCAACGACGTGGCCCCCCCGCTGATGGCAGCCCCCCAGTACCGGCCCCGGCCTGCCAACCCCGATGAGATCGGAAACTTCATCGACGAG AACCTGAAGGCGGCTGACACGGACCCCACGGCCCCCCCCTACGACTCCCTGCTGGTGTTCGACTACGAGGGCAGCGGTTCGGAGGCCGCCTCGCTCAGCTCCCTCAACTCCTCCGACTCCGACCAGGACCAGGACTACGACTACCTCAACGAGTGGGGCAACCGCTTCAAGAAGCTGGCCGAGCTCTATGGTGGCGGGGAGGAAGATGATTAG
- the LOC106020454 gene encoding B-cadherin isoform X2: MRGSRSGLCPLLLLLLLPPAAAPARPCAPPGPGDGTVQYEDEEPHMGAVAPRPPGWLPVTPQDATILPGPVRSRRSLQEVPDVPRALRRRKRDWVIPPIKVPENERGPFPKKLVQIKSNRDREAKIFYSITGQGADTPPEGIFTIEKETGWMKVTQPLDREHMDKYHLFSHAVSENGKPVEEPMEIIVTVTDQNDNKPQFTQEVFRGSVPEGALPGTSVMQVNATDADDAVETYNGVLAYSILSQEPREPHPHMFTVNRATGTLSVIASGLDRERVREYTLTVQAADLDGEGLTTTALAVIEITDVNDNAPEFDPKTYEAAVPENEAGLEVTRLHTTDLDEPQTPAWRAVYSIVRGNEGGAFTITTDPASNEGVLRTAKVRVPCPSPRCGHPPCVVLPVPSCALLQALDYEAKRQFVLHVAVANEAPFAVKLPTATATVTVSVEDVNEAPVFDPPVRLAQVAEDASLGQLLASYTAQDPDRAQRQRIKYVVGSDPAGWLDVHPENGLITARDHLDRESPFAKNSTYVAVLLAVDDGSPPATGTGTLLLTLLDVNDHGPEPEPRNIVVCNRSPVPQVLTVIDRDLPPNTGPFRAELSHGSGDSWAVEVGDTGDTVTLRLTEPLEQEEYSVYLRLFDRQGKDQVTVIKAQVCDCQGRVESCAYEPQVATGVPIILAVLGALLAFLIILLLLLLFVRRRKVVKEPLLLPEDDTRDNVFYYGEEGGGEEDQDYDLSQLHRGLDARPEVIRNDVAPPLMAAPQYRPRPANPEDIGTFIDENLKAADTDPTAPPYDSLLVFDYEGSGSEAASLSSLNSSDSDQDQDYDYLNEWGNRFKKLAELYGGGEDDE, from the exons ATGCGGGGGTCGCGCTCCGGGCTCTGCccgctcctcctgctcctgctcctcccgcctgccgccgccccggcccggccgTGCGCTCCCCCGGGGCCAG GCGATGGCACGGTGCAGTACGAGGACGAGGAGCCCCACATGGGAGCGGTGGCACCGAGGCCCCCAGGGTGGCTGCCTGTGACTCCCCAGGATGCCACCATCCTGCCAGGCCCTGTGCGGAGCCGGCGCTCCCTGCAG GAGGTCCCCGATGTCCCCAGGGCTCTGAGGAGGCGGAAGAGGGACTGGGTGATCCCTCCCATCAAGGTCCCTGAAAATGAGAGGGGTCCCTTCCCCAAAAAGCTGGTTCAG ATCAAATCCAACCGGGACCGGGAGGCGAAGATCTTCTACAGCATCACGGGGCAGGGGGCGGACACCCCCCCCGAGGGCATCTTCACCATCGAGAAGGAGACGGGCTGGATGAAGGTGACGCAGCCGCTGGACCGGGAGCACATGGACAAGTACCAC CTCTTCTCCCACGCCGTGTCCGAGAACGGcaagcccgtggaggagccgaTGGAGATCATAGTGACGGTGACGGACCAGAACGACAACAAGCCCCAATTCACGCAGGAGGTGTTCAGGGGCTCCGTGCCCGAGGGTGCTTTGCCAG GCACCTCGGTGATGCAGGTGAACGCCACGGATGCAGATGATGCGGTGGAAACCTACAACGGTGTCCTTGCCTACTCCATCCTCAGCCAGGAGCCGCGGGAGCCCCATCCCCACATGTTCACCGTCAACAGGGCCACCGGCACCCTCAGCGTCATTGCCAGCGGCCTCGACCGTGAG CGTGTGCGGGAGTACACGCTGACCGTGCAGGCAGCCGACCTGGATGGCGAGGGGCTGACCACCACAGCGCTGGCCGTGATTGAGATCACGGATGTGAACGACAACGCCCCCGAGTTTGACCCCAAAACG TACGAGGCGGCCGTGCCGGAGAACGAGGCCGGGCTGGAGGTGACCCGGCTGCACACCACGGACCTGGACGAGCCCCAGACGCCGGCGTGGCGCGCCGTCTACTCCATCGTGCGCGGCAACGAGGGCGGCGCCTTCACCATCACCACCGACCCTGCCAGCAACGAGGGCGTCCTGCGGACAGCCAAGGTGCGTGTCCCGTGCCCGTCCCCGCGGTGTGGCCACCCGCCCTGCGTGGTGCTGCCCGTCCCATCCTGTGCCCTCCTGCAGGCTCTGGACTACGAGGCCAAGCGGCAGTTTGTGCTCCACGTGGCCGTGGCGAACGAGGCGCCCTTCGCCGTCAAGCTGCCCACGGCCACGGCCACGGTGACGGTCAGCGTGGAGGATGTGAACGAGGCACCCGTCTTTGACCCCCCGGTGCGGCTCGCCCAGGTGGCGGAGGACGCGTCGCTGGGGCAGCTCCTCGCCTCCTACACGGCCCAGGACCCCGACAGAGCCCAGCGGCAGCGCATCAA GTACGTGGTGGGCAGCGACCCAGCGGGCTGGCTGGACGTGCACCCGGAGAATGGGCTCATCACGGCGCGGGACCACCTGGACCGCGAGTCGCCCTTCGCCAAGAACAGCACCTacgtggccgtgctgctggccGTGGACGACG GTTCTCCACCCGCCACGGGCACTGGCACCCTGCTCCTCACCCTGCTGGACGTGAACGACCACGGCCCTGAGCCTGAGCCCCGCAACATCGTTGTCTGCAACCGCAGCCCCGTGCCCCAGGTCCTCACCGTCATCGACAGGGACCTGCCCCCCAACACGGGTCCCTTCCGTGCCGAGCTGAGCCACGGCTCGGGGGACAGCTGGGCGGTGGAGGTCGGGGACACCG GTGACACGGTCACCTTGCGGCTGACGGAGccgctggagcaggaggagtaCAGCGTCTACCTGCGGCTCTTCGACCGCCAGGGCAAGGACCAGGTCACCGTCATCAAGGCACAAGTGTGTGACTGCCAGGGCCGGGTGGAGAGCTGCGCCTACGAGCCGCAGGTGGCCACCGGCGTGCCCATCATCCTCGCCGTCCTGGGCGCCCTCCTGGCTTTTCTGA tcatcctcctgctgctgctgctctttgtgaggaggaggaaggtggtgaaggagccgctgctgctgccggagGACGACACGCGGGACAACGTCTTCTACTACGGGGAGGAGGGCGGGGGCGAGGAGGACCAG GACTACGACCTGAGCCAGCTGCACCGCGGCCTGGATGCCCGCCCTGAGGTGATCCGCAACGATGTGGCCCCCCCGCTGATGGCGGCCCCCCAGTACCGGCCCCGGCCCGCCAACCCCGAGGACATCGGCACCTTCATcgatgag AACCTGAAGGCGGCTGACACGGACCCCACGGCCCCCCCCTACGACTCCCTGCTGGTGTTCGACTACGAGGGCAGCGGTTCGGAGGCCGCCTCGCTCAGCTCCCTCAACTCCTCCGACTCCGACCAGGACCAGGACTACGACTACCTCAACGAGTGGGGCAACCGCTTCAAGAAGCTGGCCGAGCTCTATGGTGGCGGGGAGGACGATGAGtag
- the LOC106020454 gene encoding B-cadherin isoform X3, with the protein MRGSRSGLCPLLLLLLLPPAAAPARPCAPPGPAGDGTVQYEDEEPHMGAVAPRPPGWLPVTPQDATILPGPVRSRRSLQEVPDVPRALRRRKRDWVIPPIKVPENERGPFPKKLVQIKSNRDREAKIFYSITGQGADTPPEGIFTIEKETGWMKVTQPLDREHMDKYHLFSHAVSENGKPVEEPMEIIVTVTDQNDNKPQFTQEVFRGSVPEGALPGTSVMQVNATDADDAVETYNGVLAYSILSQEPREPHPHMFTVNRATGTLSVIASGLDRERVREYTLTVQAADLDGEGLTTTALAVIEITDVNDNAPEFDPKTYEAAVPENEAGLEVTRLHTTDLDEPQTPAWRAVYSIVRGNEGGAFTITTDPASNEGVLRTAKALDYEAKRQFVLHVAVANEAPFAVKLPTATATVTVSVEDVNEAPVFDPPVRLAQVAEDASLGQLLASYTAQDPDRAQRQRIKYVVGSDPAGWLDVHPENGLITARDHLDRESPFAKNSTYVAVLLAVDDGSPPATGTGTLLLTLLDVNDHGPEPEPRNIVVCNRSPVPQVLTVIDRDLPPNTGPFRAELSHGSGDSWAVEVGDTGDTVTLRLTEPLEQEEYSVYLRLFDRQGKDQVTVIKAQVCDCQGRVESCAYEPQVATGVPIILAVLGALLAFLIILLLLLLFVRRRKVVKEPLLLPEDDTRDNVFYYGEEGGGEEDQDYDLSQLHRGLDARPEVIRNDVAPPLMAAPQYRPRPANPEDIGTFIDENLKAADTDPTAPPYDSLLVFDYEGSGSEAASLSSLNSSDSDQDQDYDYLNEWGNRFKKLAELYGGGEDDE; encoded by the exons ATGCGGGGGTCGCGCTCCGGGCTCTGCccgctcctcctgctcctgctcctcccgcctgccgccgccccggcccggccgTGCGCTCCCCCGGGGCCAG CAGGCGATGGCACGGTGCAGTACGAGGACGAGGAGCCCCACATGGGAGCGGTGGCACCGAGGCCCCCAGGGTGGCTGCCTGTGACTCCCCAGGATGCCACCATCCTGCCAGGCCCTGTGCGGAGCCGGCGCTCCCTGCAG GAGGTCCCCGATGTCCCCAGGGCTCTGAGGAGGCGGAAGAGGGACTGGGTGATCCCTCCCATCAAGGTCCCTGAAAATGAGAGGGGTCCCTTCCCCAAAAAGCTGGTTCAG ATCAAATCCAACCGGGACCGGGAGGCGAAGATCTTCTACAGCATCACGGGGCAGGGGGCGGACACCCCCCCCGAGGGCATCTTCACCATCGAGAAGGAGACGGGCTGGATGAAGGTGACGCAGCCGCTGGACCGGGAGCACATGGACAAGTACCAC CTCTTCTCCCACGCCGTGTCCGAGAACGGcaagcccgtggaggagccgaTGGAGATCATAGTGACGGTGACGGACCAGAACGACAACAAGCCCCAATTCACGCAGGAGGTGTTCAGGGGCTCCGTGCCCGAGGGTGCTTTGCCAG GCACCTCGGTGATGCAGGTGAACGCCACGGATGCAGATGATGCGGTGGAAACCTACAACGGTGTCCTTGCCTACTCCATCCTCAGCCAGGAGCCGCGGGAGCCCCATCCCCACATGTTCACCGTCAACAGGGCCACCGGCACCCTCAGCGTCATTGCCAGCGGCCTCGACCGTGAG CGTGTGCGGGAGTACACGCTGACCGTGCAGGCAGCCGACCTGGATGGCGAGGGGCTGACCACCACAGCGCTGGCCGTGATTGAGATCACGGATGTGAACGACAACGCCCCCGAGTTTGACCCCAAAACG TACGAGGCGGCCGTGCCGGAGAACGAGGCCGGGCTGGAGGTGACCCGGCTGCACACCACGGACCTGGACGAGCCCCAGACGCCGGCGTGGCGCGCCGTCTACTCCATCGTGCGCGGCAACGAGGGCGGCGCCTTCACCATCACCACCGACCCTGCCAGCAACGAGGGCGTCCTGCGGACAGCCAAG GCTCTGGACTACGAGGCCAAGCGGCAGTTTGTGCTCCACGTGGCCGTGGCGAACGAGGCGCCCTTCGCCGTCAAGCTGCCCACGGCCACGGCCACGGTGACGGTCAGCGTGGAGGATGTGAACGAGGCACCCGTCTTTGACCCCCCGGTGCGGCTCGCCCAGGTGGCGGAGGACGCGTCGCTGGGGCAGCTCCTCGCCTCCTACACGGCCCAGGACCCCGACAGAGCCCAGCGGCAGCGCATCAA GTACGTGGTGGGCAGCGACCCAGCGGGCTGGCTGGACGTGCACCCGGAGAATGGGCTCATCACGGCGCGGGACCACCTGGACCGCGAGTCGCCCTTCGCCAAGAACAGCACCTacgtggccgtgctgctggccGTGGACGACG GTTCTCCACCCGCCACGGGCACTGGCACCCTGCTCCTCACCCTGCTGGACGTGAACGACCACGGCCCTGAGCCTGAGCCCCGCAACATCGTTGTCTGCAACCGCAGCCCCGTGCCCCAGGTCCTCACCGTCATCGACAGGGACCTGCCCCCCAACACGGGTCCCTTCCGTGCCGAGCTGAGCCACGGCTCGGGGGACAGCTGGGCGGTGGAGGTCGGGGACACCG GTGACACGGTCACCTTGCGGCTGACGGAGccgctggagcaggaggagtaCAGCGTCTACCTGCGGCTCTTCGACCGCCAGGGCAAGGACCAGGTCACCGTCATCAAGGCACAAGTGTGTGACTGCCAGGGCCGGGTGGAGAGCTGCGCCTACGAGCCGCAGGTGGCCACCGGCGTGCCCATCATCCTCGCCGTCCTGGGCGCCCTCCTGGCTTTTCTGA tcatcctcctgctgctgctgctctttgtgaggaggaggaaggtggtgaaggagccgctgctgctgccggagGACGACACGCGGGACAACGTCTTCTACTACGGGGAGGAGGGCGGGGGCGAGGAGGACCAG GACTACGACCTGAGCCAGCTGCACCGCGGCCTGGATGCCCGCCCTGAGGTGATCCGCAACGATGTGGCCCCCCCGCTGATGGCGGCCCCCCAGTACCGGCCCCGGCCCGCCAACCCCGAGGACATCGGCACCTTCATcgatgag AACCTGAAGGCGGCTGACACGGACCCCACGGCCCCCCCCTACGACTCCCTGCTGGTGTTCGACTACGAGGGCAGCGGTTCGGAGGCCGCCTCGCTCAGCTCCCTCAACTCCTCCGACTCCGACCAGGACCAGGACTACGACTACCTCAACGAGTGGGGCAACCGCTTCAAGAAGCTGGCCGAGCTCTATGGTGGCGGGGAGGACGATGAGtag
- the LOC106020454 gene encoding B-cadherin isoform X1 translates to MRGSRSGLCPLLLLLLLPPAAAPARPCAPPGPAGDGTVQYEDEEPHMGAVAPRPPGWLPVTPQDATILPGPVRSRRSLQEVPDVPRALRRRKRDWVIPPIKVPENERGPFPKKLVQIKSNRDREAKIFYSITGQGADTPPEGIFTIEKETGWMKVTQPLDREHMDKYHLFSHAVSENGKPVEEPMEIIVTVTDQNDNKPQFTQEVFRGSVPEGALPGTSVMQVNATDADDAVETYNGVLAYSILSQEPREPHPHMFTVNRATGTLSVIASGLDRERVREYTLTVQAADLDGEGLTTTALAVIEITDVNDNAPEFDPKTYEAAVPENEAGLEVTRLHTTDLDEPQTPAWRAVYSIVRGNEGGAFTITTDPASNEGVLRTAKVRVPCPSPRCGHPPCVVLPVPSCALLQALDYEAKRQFVLHVAVANEAPFAVKLPTATATVTVSVEDVNEAPVFDPPVRLAQVAEDASLGQLLASYTAQDPDRAQRQRIKYVVGSDPAGWLDVHPENGLITARDHLDRESPFAKNSTYVAVLLAVDDGSPPATGTGTLLLTLLDVNDHGPEPEPRNIVVCNRSPVPQVLTVIDRDLPPNTGPFRAELSHGSGDSWAVEVGDTGDTVTLRLTEPLEQEEYSVYLRLFDRQGKDQVTVIKAQVCDCQGRVESCAYEPQVATGVPIILAVLGALLAFLIILLLLLLFVRRRKVVKEPLLLPEDDTRDNVFYYGEEGGGEEDQDYDLSQLHRGLDARPEVIRNDVAPPLMAAPQYRPRPANPEDIGTFIDENLKAADTDPTAPPYDSLLVFDYEGSGSEAASLSSLNSSDSDQDQDYDYLNEWGNRFKKLAELYGGGEDDE, encoded by the exons ATGCGGGGGTCGCGCTCCGGGCTCTGCccgctcctcctgctcctgctcctcccgcctgccgccgccccggcccggccgTGCGCTCCCCCGGGGCCAG CAGGCGATGGCACGGTGCAGTACGAGGACGAGGAGCCCCACATGGGAGCGGTGGCACCGAGGCCCCCAGGGTGGCTGCCTGTGACTCCCCAGGATGCCACCATCCTGCCAGGCCCTGTGCGGAGCCGGCGCTCCCTGCAG GAGGTCCCCGATGTCCCCAGGGCTCTGAGGAGGCGGAAGAGGGACTGGGTGATCCCTCCCATCAAGGTCCCTGAAAATGAGAGGGGTCCCTTCCCCAAAAAGCTGGTTCAG ATCAAATCCAACCGGGACCGGGAGGCGAAGATCTTCTACAGCATCACGGGGCAGGGGGCGGACACCCCCCCCGAGGGCATCTTCACCATCGAGAAGGAGACGGGCTGGATGAAGGTGACGCAGCCGCTGGACCGGGAGCACATGGACAAGTACCAC CTCTTCTCCCACGCCGTGTCCGAGAACGGcaagcccgtggaggagccgaTGGAGATCATAGTGACGGTGACGGACCAGAACGACAACAAGCCCCAATTCACGCAGGAGGTGTTCAGGGGCTCCGTGCCCGAGGGTGCTTTGCCAG GCACCTCGGTGATGCAGGTGAACGCCACGGATGCAGATGATGCGGTGGAAACCTACAACGGTGTCCTTGCCTACTCCATCCTCAGCCAGGAGCCGCGGGAGCCCCATCCCCACATGTTCACCGTCAACAGGGCCACCGGCACCCTCAGCGTCATTGCCAGCGGCCTCGACCGTGAG CGTGTGCGGGAGTACACGCTGACCGTGCAGGCAGCCGACCTGGATGGCGAGGGGCTGACCACCACAGCGCTGGCCGTGATTGAGATCACGGATGTGAACGACAACGCCCCCGAGTTTGACCCCAAAACG TACGAGGCGGCCGTGCCGGAGAACGAGGCCGGGCTGGAGGTGACCCGGCTGCACACCACGGACCTGGACGAGCCCCAGACGCCGGCGTGGCGCGCCGTCTACTCCATCGTGCGCGGCAACGAGGGCGGCGCCTTCACCATCACCACCGACCCTGCCAGCAACGAGGGCGTCCTGCGGACAGCCAAGGTGCGTGTCCCGTGCCCGTCCCCGCGGTGTGGCCACCCGCCCTGCGTGGTGCTGCCCGTCCCATCCTGTGCCCTCCTGCAGGCTCTGGACTACGAGGCCAAGCGGCAGTTTGTGCTCCACGTGGCCGTGGCGAACGAGGCGCCCTTCGCCGTCAAGCTGCCCACGGCCACGGCCACGGTGACGGTCAGCGTGGAGGATGTGAACGAGGCACCCGTCTTTGACCCCCCGGTGCGGCTCGCCCAGGTGGCGGAGGACGCGTCGCTGGGGCAGCTCCTCGCCTCCTACACGGCCCAGGACCCCGACAGAGCCCAGCGGCAGCGCATCAA GTACGTGGTGGGCAGCGACCCAGCGGGCTGGCTGGACGTGCACCCGGAGAATGGGCTCATCACGGCGCGGGACCACCTGGACCGCGAGTCGCCCTTCGCCAAGAACAGCACCTacgtggccgtgctgctggccGTGGACGACG GTTCTCCACCCGCCACGGGCACTGGCACCCTGCTCCTCACCCTGCTGGACGTGAACGACCACGGCCCTGAGCCTGAGCCCCGCAACATCGTTGTCTGCAACCGCAGCCCCGTGCCCCAGGTCCTCACCGTCATCGACAGGGACCTGCCCCCCAACACGGGTCCCTTCCGTGCCGAGCTGAGCCACGGCTCGGGGGACAGCTGGGCGGTGGAGGTCGGGGACACCG GTGACACGGTCACCTTGCGGCTGACGGAGccgctggagcaggaggagtaCAGCGTCTACCTGCGGCTCTTCGACCGCCAGGGCAAGGACCAGGTCACCGTCATCAAGGCACAAGTGTGTGACTGCCAGGGCCGGGTGGAGAGCTGCGCCTACGAGCCGCAGGTGGCCACCGGCGTGCCCATCATCCTCGCCGTCCTGGGCGCCCTCCTGGCTTTTCTGA tcatcctcctgctgctgctgctctttgtgaggaggaggaaggtggtgaaggagccgctgctgctgccggagGACGACACGCGGGACAACGTCTTCTACTACGGGGAGGAGGGCGGGGGCGAGGAGGACCAG GACTACGACCTGAGCCAGCTGCACCGCGGCCTGGATGCCCGCCCTGAGGTGATCCGCAACGATGTGGCCCCCCCGCTGATGGCGGCCCCCCAGTACCGGCCCCGGCCCGCCAACCCCGAGGACATCGGCACCTTCATcgatgag AACCTGAAGGCGGCTGACACGGACCCCACGGCCCCCCCCTACGACTCCCTGCTGGTGTTCGACTACGAGGGCAGCGGTTCGGAGGCCGCCTCGCTCAGCTCCCTCAACTCCTCCGACTCCGACCAGGACCAGGACTACGACTACCTCAACGAGTGGGGCAACCGCTTCAAGAAGCTGGCCGAGCTCTATGGTGGCGGGGAGGACGATGAGtag